Proteins co-encoded in one Halorussus lipolyticus genomic window:
- a CDS encoding phytoene/squalene synthase family protein translates to MVTDRQLRRSKTIQQRTGRTFHFATRLLPQRIRHPTYVLYAFFRVADEVVDGATDLPPDEQRERLERLRAEALGEVEADDEVLTAFQEVSEERGIPDDEIEIFIDAMLSDIEKSRWETYDELETYMRGSASAVGVMMQSVMGIEDPERAKPHAVALGEAFQLTNFLRDVREDIEDHDRIYLPGTTRERHGVTEADIRRCNPTDGFRSAMADELRRAEHKYRKGVAGIEYLPEDCQFAVLYAAVLYAEHHRIIRALDYDVFSSEPEVGAFRAVWLWAKTRWYWQKSRDPVTVFRAVSAVPEADGGRATHRPEGTPQAD, encoded by the coding sequence ATGGTCACCGACCGACAACTCCGACGAAGTAAGACGATTCAGCAGCGAACCGGCAGAACCTTCCACTTCGCTACGCGGCTACTTCCGCAACGGATACGCCATCCGACCTACGTCCTCTACGCGTTCTTCCGCGTCGCCGACGAGGTTGTAGACGGCGCGACCGACTTACCGCCCGACGAGCAACGCGAGCGACTCGAACGACTCCGGGCGGAAGCCCTCGGCGAAGTGGAGGCGGACGACGAGGTGCTCACGGCGTTTCAGGAGGTCAGCGAGGAGCGTGGCATTCCCGACGACGAGATAGAAATCTTCATCGACGCGATGCTCTCGGACATCGAGAAAAGTCGTTGGGAGACCTACGACGAACTCGAAACCTACATGCGCGGGTCGGCCTCCGCGGTCGGGGTGATGATGCAGTCGGTGATGGGTATCGAGGACCCCGAGCGGGCCAAGCCCCACGCCGTCGCGTTGGGCGAGGCCTTCCAGTTGACGAACTTCCTGCGCGACGTTCGAGAGGACATAGAGGACCACGACCGCATCTACCTCCCCGGAACAACTCGCGAGCGCCACGGCGTCACGGAAGCCGACATTCGGCGTTGCAACCCGACAGACGGCTTCCGGTCAGCGATGGCCGACGAACTCCGACGGGCCGAGCACAAGTACCGCAAGGGTGTCGCGGGCATCGAGTATCTGCCCGAGGACTGCCAGTTCGCGGTGCTGTACGCCGCGGTCCTCTACGCCGAACACCACCGAATCATCCGGGCGCTCGACTACGACGTGTTCTCGTCAGAGCCGGAGGTCGGGGCCTTCCGCGCTGTCTGGCTCTGGGCGAAGACCCGGTGGTACTGGCAGAAGTCCCGCGACCCGGTGACGGTGTTCCGGGCCGTGAGCGCCGTGCCCGAGGCCGACGGAGGTCGTGCCACCCATCGTCCGGAGGGGACGCCACAGGCCGATTGA
- the cruF gene encoding bisanhydrobacterioruberin hydratase, translated as MGNLDLNRRELEAQLSDLVRENRFTIAVVFPLVGAVLFVLSHEEILLPPWLAMNPLLVLFGTAVMRLPLVAGLAPLVDRRAGIALLAVTAYSYAIEYVGVHYGVPYGEFSYQIELGPMVGGVPVGLPVFFLPLVVNSYLLVLLLLPRAGRVLRTLTALGLVLVVDLVLDPAAVGLGFWAYDGGGVYYGVPLSNYAGWVLSGLIAVSFVEWGFDREELGARLRNCEFALDDFVSFVVLWGAMNVYFQHWVAVALAVGLSIGLVRTDRFDFVGVGREQPERG; from the coding sequence GTGGGTAATCTCGACCTCAATCGCCGCGAACTGGAAGCGCAACTCTCGGACCTCGTGCGGGAGAACCGATTCACCATCGCGGTCGTCTTCCCGCTGGTCGGGGCCGTGTTGTTCGTCCTGAGCCACGAGGAGATTCTCCTCCCGCCGTGGCTGGCGATGAACCCCCTGCTGGTGCTGTTCGGGACCGCCGTCATGCGACTGCCTCTCGTCGCGGGTCTCGCACCCCTCGTTGACCGCCGGGCGGGAATCGCCCTCCTCGCGGTCACGGCCTACAGTTACGCCATCGAGTACGTCGGCGTCCACTACGGCGTGCCCTACGGCGAGTTCAGCTATCAAATCGAGTTGGGGCCGATGGTCGGCGGGGTGCCGGTGGGCCTGCCCGTCTTCTTCCTGCCGCTGGTGGTCAACAGCTATCTCCTCGTTCTGCTGTTGCTCCCGCGGGCGGGCCGAGTTCTGCGGACGCTCACAGCACTCGGCCTCGTGCTGGTCGTGGACTTGGTGCTGGACCCCGCGGCGGTCGGACTGGGATTCTGGGCCTACGACGGCGGCGGCGTCTACTACGGCGTTCCCCTATCGAACTACGCGGGATGGGTCCTGAGCGGCCTGATTGCGGTCTCGTTCGTGGAGTGGGGATTCGACCGCGAGGAGCTTGGTGCGAGGCTCCGGAACTGCGAGTTCGCGCTGGACGACTTCGTGAGCTTCGTGGTCCTCTGGGGTGCGATGAACGTCTACTTCCAGCACTGGGTGGCGGTGGCGCTGGCGGTGGGACTGTCGATTGGGTTGGTTCGGACCGACCGGTTCGACTTCGTTGGCGTCGGTCGGGAGCAACCAGAACGAGGCTAA
- a CDS encoding prenyltransferase → MPELRSATTFGYLLTLSRPRFWLYLAGPVLVGVAYGASTAGDLFAPTAVALFAYFLVPANVYLYGVNDVFDADIDEINPKKTGESAKETRFQGGPAVTAIVAVCGLAGVAFLGVLPASAALWVVAFLVLGYAYSAPPFRLKTAPPLDSISNGLYVLPGAAAYVALAGRQPPALAVVGGWLWAMAMHTFSAVPDIDPDRRAGIRTTATVLGERRTLAYCGVCWLFSAGAFALLDVRAGALLLLYPLLAVGVAETDVSVSRAYWWFPAINTLVGMVLTLGGLWGVVRG, encoded by the coding sequence ATGCCCGAACTCCGCTCGGCGACCACGTTCGGCTACCTGCTGACGCTCTCGCGGCCCCGGTTCTGGCTCTACCTCGCCGGACCGGTCCTCGTGGGCGTCGCCTACGGCGCGTCCACCGCCGGCGACCTGTTCGCCCCGACCGCAGTCGCGCTGTTCGCGTACTTCCTCGTCCCGGCGAACGTCTACCTCTACGGCGTCAACGACGTGTTCGACGCGGACATCGACGAGATAAATCCCAAGAAGACGGGCGAGTCGGCCAAGGAGACCCGCTTTCAGGGCGGACCCGCAGTCACCGCCATCGTCGCGGTCTGCGGCCTCGCAGGCGTCGCCTTCCTCGGGGTTCTCCCGGCGTCCGCCGCGCTCTGGGTCGTTGCCTTCCTCGTCCTCGGGTACGCCTACAGCGCGCCTCCCTTCCGACTCAAGACTGCGCCACCCCTCGACTCGATTTCGAACGGCCTCTACGTTCTGCCGGGCGCGGCGGCCTACGTCGCGCTGGCGGGTCGCCAACCCCCGGCGCTCGCCGTCGTCGGCGGGTGGCTCTGGGCGATGGCGATGCACACCTTCTCGGCGGTGCCCGACATCGACCCCGACCGGCGGGCCGGGATTCGGACCACCGCGACCGTGCTGGGCGAGCGCAGGACGCTGGCCTACTGCGGAGTCTGCTGGTTGTTCTCCGCGGGAGCCTTCGCCCTGCTGGATGTTCGGGCCGGGGCACTCCTCCTGCTCTATCCCCTCCTCGCTGTCGGGGTCGCCGAGACCGACGTGTCGGTTTCGCGGGCCTACTGGTGGTTCCCGGCCATCAACACGCTGGTCGGGATGGTGCTGACCTTGGGCGGCCTCTGGGGGGTCGTGCGTGGGTAA